One Triticum dicoccoides isolate Atlit2015 ecotype Zavitan chromosome 3B, WEW_v2.0, whole genome shotgun sequence genomic window, ACGGGCAGCCCACCGGGTGCGTCAGCGGGCGAGGAAGAGGGAGGCGGCGGGAGAGACGTTGGTCATGCGTTGGGCACACGCGAGCACGCTGATGGATCCCGAGGCCATGCTCCTCGTGTCGGTCCTCCGCCGCTCTCTCATGACGGCGGAGACGGATGCGCGCCGTCTCCGTCGCAAGAATGCCAAGCCGCTTTGGCTCACCATCAAGCTATCGAAGCTTGAAGCAAACAATGAGGCGGCGGCCAAAAGGCGGTCCGCCATGCGAAGGAGCAAGGCCACCTGCTCTGAAGGCTGATGGGCCAAACATGCTCCGACGACTCCTTGACAGGCGGCTCCACCTCGAGCTTCGACAAGGACACACCACCAAATGTCGTCGTGTACATGGAGGTGGGGCACAACGACGCCGGCGACCGCAAGGGGATGGGGCCGGCGAGGAAATGTTGATTTCCTTCGCCCTTCCCCGTTTTAGCTATGTTTTGTAGTATGAATTTGCGCTGTCCGCCGATGAATTAGAATCATTGTCCGATGATGAGCTAAGGTATGATCCGGATTACTTTATGTAGTGTTGCATGGGTTGCATGCATTTGAAACTCCAGATACAAAGGACATGAATGTGGGAGCGAAAATATGAGACGTGTCCGATCAATGCCCGCAGATGGGCTCGGACGTGTCCGCGAGCGTTTGAGGGGCAGATTTGTTGTGCGTGATTGTAGATGCTCAACTAGGAGGCGCGCAAGAGAAGCTCAATGGCACATGGAGTCAATGACGCATGGGCATCGGTTTTAGCCCCACTTGTCACGGTCGCACCGAAACCTGGCCGTTTCCGGCAGTAACCAGCGGCAAAAACAACCGCACTAGcccgaaaaaaaaagaaaaaagaaaataccgTACTCGGCCGAAGAGAGGCACGTACGTGTGCGTAACGTTGATGCCCATCCCGTGGATATGTCTGCCTGCTGCTTCAGAATTtgagcttcttcccagcagcttcgcCCTGCTCGCGTGCATCCAACCCACGACTTTGACCGCGCGAGCGCGACTGTTTCTATTCAACCCAGTTCGCTGCTTGCGTGCAAACCAAACGACCCACcaactccttccttccttcctccctctaaaaaaggaaaagaaaataaaactcctTCCTTCCTTCGTCCTCATGCCCCGCCCCGCCCGGCGCTGCCTTGCATATATAGCAGTTCGGCTGCCTCGCTTTGCCTCCCTGCTATACTTCTCTCTACCAGCTTACTCATCGCTCCAGATCAATCATTGGCTGGCTCCATTAACTAGTTACACTACTTGCTGAGGGATGGATGATGTGTGGTGCAGCCTCGACATGGCCGCCGACATCGCCGGCCTCCACAGCGCCCTCGCCGACCCATTCTGGCCCGCCGACCTTGACCTCATGGTTTCGACCCACGAGGTGAGCAATGTTAATTCTTGACCCTGCTTCCTTGCAAATCGAAGCGTCTGTAAATTAATACTGGTGGTTTTGGTGTACGTGTAGGTGGAGGGTATGGCGGACATGGACGCGAGCGGCTTCTTCGTAGGAGGAGGGGATGACCGCTTCATGCTGCCGTCGTCGACGACGTCGTCACTCTCGTCGAAGCGATCACTCTCCCTCGACAGCGGCGGCTCCTCAGGCTCGGGGTCTTTCTCGCTCGACCTCGCGGACGCCTCGCGGTACCAGGCGCCGGCGCTGCCGGTGCCGCACAACCCCTTGGCGGGCGCCGTCGACCACGACGACGAGGCGATCATGCGGGCTATGATGGCGGTCATGTCTTCGTCCTCTGCCTCCCCGTCCTCCTCGGCATCCTCCCATCCGCAGCCCTTCCGCCGGGAACGGGACAGCAACATGCAACAACAGTCAGCAGCCATGGCGCCGCAGCTGCGTGGAGGACGAAGTGGCCACGTGATGGTGAAGAGCAGCCTCTCCATGTCGCCGGAGAGAAGCAGCAGCGGCGGCCGGGGACAGCAGCAGGAGGATCCGACGAGGGCCGCGAGCGGCAACACCGGCCAGCTCTACCACATGATGTCAGAGAGGAAGCGACGGGAGAAGCTCAACGACAGCTTCCACACGCTGAGGTCGCTCCTTCCCCCCTGCTCAAAGGTATAAACATCACCATCATATCACATCCACTCATTCACAAATCTTAAGCAAGCATCCAACACCACCGGCTACAACATTAATTACTTCCTTTCGTTACTGCTAACTccctttcagtttacaagtcctacgcgtatacataggttgccaattttatcacccaaATATAAACTATATAATACAGAAATTACTATaccttttgaaaatagaacatctgaagtttatattaatatattttttataatatatgatttatattaggttggtcaaattgacgacctaggggtacgcgcacaccctgtaaactgagagagagggggTACAAGTATTCGTTCGGAAATTTAAACTAAAAACACGTCAGTTatttccaaacggagggagtagtaaaggtATACTACCGGTGAGTTAAGGCCGTCGACCCAGTCTCCAGTGTACAAATATGCTCCTCTGTTTTATTTTCAAGGATGATGATAGATCCTCTCTGTTTGCTGAAAAGTAAGTCTCGGTACTTCCCGTCCCGATCTGTCAAGATCATTGTTTGCTTCTTTTAATCACTAGACAATGACATTGACAAAGGAAGGTGATCAGAAGGACCACtaggttatactccctccgttcctaaatacttgtctttctagagatttcaacaagtgactacatacgacgcaaaatgagtgaatctacactttaaaatatgtctacatacatccgtatgttgagtttatttgaaatgcctagaaagacaagtatttgggaacggagggagtagataagaaAAGGATCACTCGTACATCTAGCTATATGCGTAGTCAAGCTGGAAAGGAACAAACATGGAAGCTTCAAAAGAAACTAGACTTTCTGAATAGATGCTACTTTAGCTTCCCTCCTTATTTTTTTTTCCATAGTAGTAATATGATTTGAACGCACTTGTGTGGGAACAGTAGCATGCAAAAGGCTTATTGGTCCTGTAGTATTTTGTGTCCAAccgtgaccataaatttaactaactaaATATAAGTTTTATGTATTAAAAATATttgaaacttctttcgaatacgaatccaatgatgtaAATTTTGTGGTGTACAATTTATATTTTGATGGTTAAATCTGTGATCGAAGTTTAACCAAAAATACACCGAGGAGGACAAATGGAATTATGCAATGATAAAGATCACTAGGATGCTTTAAATATAAGAGAAAGATATGTTATCTTTAACTTTTAGGACTTCAACAATGATTGTATATTTCACTACAGTGAAGCCATGCCAATTTGTAAAGGAGGACTTCATCGGAAATCTAGCGTACTGTCGGGTCAAGAGTTCTTGTTTACTCCCTAAAAACGAATTACTGTTTAGAAGCTATAAGGACATTGGCAGTTTAGAATAGGAAAGCCACCGGAATGAGGGGCCATGCTTTTTTCAGTGGCCCACAGATAGAATAATTGACAGACATGTTAGGTGCCAAAGATATAGCAAGAGAATAGCGGCAAAAGACAAATATATACTCCAAACAAAAAAGCACATCATTTCACTACTTTGTACGACTAATTGGAGTGGTTGCTAGGAAAGAGCAACCAGTTGTCGCCATTAGGCAGGCAAAACCGTCCTTGTCAACCGTGTAAACTAGTATTAAGCAAAACCATTCTTCCAGCAAAATCATGTACATAACCTAGAGTCAGAGGCCCACTTGCCATCAAGATCTTTAATCATGAGGAAGCTTTAATTTTTAGTTTACATCTAGTAGCTAACTGACCAAACCACATGCATGGTATCGCGCAGAAGGACAAGACAACGGTGCTGACCAAGGCGGCGGGGTACCTAAAGACGTTGGAGGCGCAGGTCTCTGAGCTGGAGGAGAAGAACAATAAGCTGGAGAAGCACATCCCGACCTACGACTGCGAGGAGGACGTGCCGCACCATCAGAGGCGGCAGAGGGCCAAGGTCCAGATCACCAAGGCGGCGTCGGACGAGGTGGTGAacctgacggtgatggtgatggtggAGTGTGACGTGGTGGAGCTGGTGCTCCGCATCCTGGAGTGCCTCCGGTGGATGGAGCAGGTCAGCGTCATGTCCGTCGACGCCGACACCTACTCCCCGCAGGTGTTGCTCAAGGCCATAGCCAGCATCAAGCTCCGGATCGTGGTACGTCGGTGTGGATTTCATTtgttccttgtttcctctttaattcattcatgatgactGCATTTCTCGTCTCGGACAAAAGCAACTTCATCTTACTGGTGGTATGTACGTATATGCAGGATAACGACTGGAACCAGGCCTTGTTCCACGAGGCCATGACCAAGGCTGTTAACGATGCAACCGCGTCTCGTCCTCCGCTCGTGCTCACCGCGTAATATGCAGGACGAGGAAGGATATGTGTCCTGATCCCGAGGAGCAATTTGTAGCCATACGGTCATATAGACATCCAAAGGTTAGGTTAGAGGTTGGATGTAACGTAGAAGCGGTAATCTATTTGCAATAGTCGGACGGGCGCCCCTGATGAGTCACTCTGCACCAAAAAGATCAAGAGCAGAAAGAAGTCTTCCGTGGGAGCAGCAAGAAATGTTTGTATCGGATTCCTGGAAGATCGGAACCAAACCGCCGACGAGGGATTATAGCCATATAAGGGCATTACCAACCTCCGCCAAGGGATAGAAGATATGTCGGAGCTCATTCCCATACCTTGGATTGGTAGATATGAAAACGACATTGTAAATCTCAATGCTCATCAGTAAGGATAGGTAGGCATAATGCAGACAAATTACCTGTTAGGCGGCGTGAACCTGGATAAAATCATTGTATCACCTTCAGCACTGACGAAATCCCTTCGGGCAGCACCCCTTTCTCCACCTACTTCCACGATAAACATCAGACTGTAGGATCGATGAACCACCATTCGTCGACAtttagcgcccaccgtggggcccgaaCGGATCGCCCTCACTAATAATCCTTCTCATGGAGTGCAAACTTGCCGACGAAAGGGAAAGGTTGGGAGCTAACCGCCACCTTAATCCCAAGGAGGCCTTTGTCAACCAAACTCCGGGACGGAAACCATCTAGCATCGGCTTGGGTCCTCCCGGACCATCTCGACGTTGCATGGAGATGACTCCTTAGCTGGGAATATAGGCTTGCGGTGCACCCACCTATCTCAACTTGACCAACGGAGGGGGGGGGTCTCATGTTGTTGTGGTATCCCGTTAGCTCGACCTAGGCGACTGTCGCTGGGGTCGAAACCCTGACAAGGGATAAGGTTGCACATCAGATACCCCTCATGGAGAAAATTACTTTTCTGACCTTTTTGGCAAACTTGATCACAAATTGACCCTGTTTTGGAAAAAATTATGTATCTGACCTTTTTGATCAAGCCAACATTCTTGACGTTTGGTTTGCACTGGAGACACCGCGGTCGGCGGCGTTATTTTCATAGCGCATGCCCAGCTGGCCATTAGACGTGGCAAACTCAAAAACGCCGAGGTGCGTGTATGCTTTCCGAACCCAAACGCGAGAAACCATGGCGTTTTCATACGCGCACACTTGGCGTTGAAATGGATTCACTAGCACATTGTACTCACGCATTGCATGgactgtactccctccgttcctaaatataagtctttgtagagatttcactatggaccacatacggagcaaaatgaatgaatctacattttaaaatgcatctacatacatccagATGTGATccgtagtgaaatctctacaaagacttatatttaggaacggagggagtatccaaCATGCACGGACATGCATACTAAAATTTAATGTTGATGGATAATAGATGGTGTTGGTGGTCGACTAAGCCAACCgcatttttcgaaaaggaggattagTTCGATTTCTCCATCAAAATGATGCATGCAGTCATCTCTATTTCTAGTGGAGCACTTGGTAGCCTGGTATGGTTTATTTTTTTCCCACCTCCCACCATCCTCTTCCACTAGTTTTCTTATCCATtggtttattttttttctcttcacTCTTTTCTTTCAAAAATCAACATTTTCCTAATGTACCCTTAATGTACCAAAGATCAcggatctaactttcctaacttattgaAATCAACCGATCTCTCTCattaacaaataatagattttcaggaaacaaataccGGATTTTAAGGAAATTAACAAGTAAACCATGACAATAAAATTTTATTGTGAAAGTGTATCTCTACTCCTAAAGAGGAAACAATAAAATTAACAAGTAAACCATGACAATAAACCATGACAAGTAAACCGATCGATCCAAGGATCTTCTGGTCGCTCCTCTCTTTTGACAAGTTCTGATTCAATCAATCGAGCCATAGCGAGATTCGGTAATTGGTAATATCCACCTTTGTTCCTCTTCTCCCTCCCGCATGTTCCCTTTCCCCGACCCCTAGTGGCCGAGTGCTGCCTCCGCCGGCCATCATCGTCGAGTACCTTCGGGTGTTGCCGTCGTCAACCAACTCACCGTAGACCACGATGCTGTAGGACTGGAGGGAAGGAGGAGCAGAGGATGGAGCGTCGCATCTGTAGCTGCCCGCCGTCGAGTTGAGGGTCGACCGCCGCCATCTCCACCTGCCCATCATCGACCATCTCCTCGCCGGCTGCACCTGCACGCCGTCCCCCCTGCACCCTGTTTGATCTTCTC contains:
- the LOC119276138 gene encoding putative transcription factor bHLH041, translated to MDDVWCSLDMAADIAGLHSALADPFWPADLDLMVSTHEVEGMADMDASGFFVGGGDDRFMLPSSTTSSLSSKRSLSLDSGGSSGSGSFSLDLADASRYQAPALPVPHNPLAGAVDHDDEAIMRAMMAVMSSSSASPSSSASSHPQPFRRERDSNMQQQSAAMAPQLRGGRSGHVMVKSSLSMSPERSSSGGRGQQQEDPTRAASGNTGQLYHMMSERKRREKLNDSFHTLRSLLPPCSKKDKTTVLTKAAGYLKTLEAQVSELEEKNNKLEKHIPTYDCEEDVPHHQRRQRAKVQITKAASDEVVNLTVMVMVECDVVELVLRILECLRWMEQVSVMSVDADTYSPQVLLKAIASIKLRIVDNDWNQALFHEAMTKAVNDATASRPPLVLTA